In one Candidatus Rokuibacteriota bacterium genomic region, the following are encoded:
- a CDS encoding pitrilysin family protein: MRFLRLSLCIALAALAVPAFAGPLAHREVLPNGVVLLVAERPSIPIVVVRAYVRAGSVYDPADAGGLANLTADLLTRGTAKRTGPELDQAIEFVGGSLEGDASRDGATIGLSVLRKDLALGLDLLAEVLLQPAFPEAELKRRSEEITAGIQRSEQDPQTVAGRAMAQLLYPGHPYSRPVSGTVESVRRLTREQVVAFHRENYRPDVVVISVVGDVTRDEIRRDLLARFGAWTAPAAPRPAIPQAPASPPLEARRIERNLTQATVSLARPGIRQDHPDYFPLVVANYILGGGSASRLYTKVREERGLAYSVYSGLGPGRYGSSYFVGLQTRLEAVDEAVRLVKEELARLAREPVTARELELAKAYLIGSYPLRTDTSGKMAGLLVAVEENQLGLDWPDRFKAGISRVTVADVRRVATTYMDPATFSSVTVGK; this comes from the coding sequence ATGCGATTTCTTCGCCTGTCGCTCTGCATCGCGCTCGCGGCCCTGGCTGTTCCGGCCTTTGCCGGCCCGCTTGCGCATCGCGAAGTCCTGCCCAACGGCGTAGTCCTGCTCGTGGCCGAGCGACCGAGCATCCCCATCGTGGTGGTGCGCGCATACGTGCGCGCGGGCTCGGTCTACGACCCGGCCGACGCGGGCGGGCTCGCCAACCTGACCGCCGACCTGCTGACGCGCGGCACCGCCAAGCGCACGGGGCCGGAGCTCGACCAGGCCATCGAGTTCGTCGGCGGCAGTCTCGAGGGTGACGCCTCACGGGACGGCGCGACGATCGGGCTCTCGGTGCTGAGGAAGGACCTGGCGCTGGGCCTCGATCTTCTCGCCGAGGTGCTGCTCCAGCCCGCCTTCCCCGAGGCGGAGCTCAAGCGCCGTAGCGAGGAGATCACGGCGGGCATCCAGCGCTCGGAGCAGGACCCGCAGACCGTGGCGGGCCGCGCGATGGCCCAGCTCCTCTACCCGGGGCACCCGTACAGTCGGCCGGTGTCGGGCACGGTCGAGTCGGTGCGGCGCCTGACGCGGGAGCAGGTCGTGGCTTTTCATCGCGAGAACTACCGGCCTGACGTTGTCGTGATCTCCGTCGTGGGCGACGTGACCCGGGATGAGATCCGACGCGACCTGCTGGCGCGCTTCGGCGCGTGGACGGCGCCGGCCGCGCCCCGCCCCGCGATCCCACAGGCGCCGGCCTCGCCGCCCCTCGAGGCGCGTCGCATCGAGCGCAACCTGACGCAGGCGACGGTGTCACTGGCGCGGCCGGGGATACGCCAGGACCATCCCGATTATTTCCCGCTCGTGGTCGCGAACTACATCCTGGGCGGGGGCTCGGCCTCGCGGCTTTACACGAAGGTGCGGGAGGAGCGCGGGCTTGCGTACTCCGTCTACAGCGGCCTCGGCCCCGGTCGCTACGGCTCGTCCTACTTTGTGGGGCTCCAGACACGGCTCGAGGCCGTGGACGAGGCCGTGCGCCTGGTGAAGGAAGAGCTGGCGCGCCTGGCGCGCGAGCCCGTCACAGCGCGCGAGCTCGAGCTGGCCAAGGCGTACCTGATCGGCAGCTACCCGCTCCGGACCGACACCTCGGGCAAGATGGCGGGGCTCCTGGTGGCGGTGGAGGAGAACCAGCTCGGCCTGGACTGGCCCGATCGCTTCAAGGCGGGGATCTCGCGCGTCACCGTCGCGGACGTCAGGCGCGTGGCGACGACCTACATGGACCCGGCGACATTCTCGTCGGTCACCGTTGGTAAATAG
- a CDS encoding ABC transporter permease translates to MGSRLLGIIVKEFIHLRRDVLALVLALGVPVAMLGIFGWAINTDVKHLPTAVFEQSGSAEARSFLEAMDNSQYFDVRFWVTSHRELTRLIDQGTAKVGVVIPPDFGRQLSRQSADVQVIVDASDPLVATSALNAAASLGAQRSLQIMTRTLEGTSFGRQGEPPLDVRVRAWYNPDLVSAIFIVPGLIGALLMQTTITAMAVSIVREREKGTLEALIVSPIRRWELLLGKIVPNLVVAYGQMTMALLVAHFVFDVPIRGSLPLLYALSATFMLGTLGIGIFISAVSRTVPAAMQLAFLTFLPSIYLSGLLFPIEGMPTAAQYLASIIPLTYFLRIVRGIVLKGVGFGYLWPNLIPLVIFGVAIFSLAVLKFRKTLD, encoded by the coding sequence ATGGGCTCGCGGCTCCTCGGCATCATCGTGAAGGAGTTCATCCATCTCCGGCGGGACGTTCTCGCCCTCGTCCTGGCGCTGGGCGTGCCCGTGGCGATGCTCGGTATTTTCGGCTGGGCCATCAATACGGACGTCAAGCACCTGCCCACGGCCGTCTTCGAGCAGTCGGGCAGCGCCGAGGCGCGGAGCTTCCTCGAGGCCATGGACAACAGCCAGTACTTCGACGTGCGCTTCTGGGTGACGAGCCATCGCGAGCTGACGCGCCTTATCGACCAGGGCACGGCCAAGGTCGGCGTCGTGATCCCGCCGGACTTCGGGCGGCAGCTCTCCCGACAGTCCGCCGATGTCCAGGTGATCGTGGACGCCTCCGACCCGCTCGTGGCGACCTCGGCGCTGAACGCCGCCGCGTCGCTCGGCGCCCAGCGGTCGCTCCAGATCATGACCCGCACGCTCGAGGGCACGTCCTTCGGCCGCCAGGGCGAGCCGCCGCTCGACGTCCGCGTGCGCGCCTGGTACAACCCCGACCTCGTCTCGGCCATCTTCATCGTGCCCGGGTTGATCGGGGCGCTCCTGATGCAGACGACGATCACCGCGATGGCCGTGTCGATCGTGCGCGAGCGCGAGAAGGGCACGCTCGAGGCGCTGATCGTGAGCCCGATCCGCCGTTGGGAGCTGCTCCTGGGCAAGATCGTCCCGAACCTGGTCGTCGCCTATGGGCAGATGACCATGGCCTTGCTCGTCGCGCACTTCGTCTTCGACGTCCCGATCCGCGGCAGCCTCCCGCTGCTCTACGCGCTCTCGGCGACATTCATGCTGGGCACGCTCGGGATCGGCATCTTCATTTCCGCCGTCTCCCGCACGGTGCCGGCGGCGATGCAGCTGGCGTTCTTGACCTTCCTGCCGTCCATATATCTGTCCGGGCTTTTGTTCCCGATCGAGGGGATGCCTACGGCGGCCCAGTACCTCGCCTCCATCATCCCGCTGACCTATTTCCTGCGCATCGTCCGCGGCATCGTCCTCAAGGGCGTGGGCTTCGGCTACCTGTGGCCGAACCTTATTCCGCTGGTGATTTTCGGGGTCGCCATCTTCTCGCTGGCCGTGCTCAAGTTCAGAAAGACTCTCGACTGA